A region from the Vicia villosa cultivar HV-30 ecotype Madison, WI linkage group LG3, Vvil1.0, whole genome shotgun sequence genome encodes:
- the LOC131654860 gene encoding BEL1-like homeodomain protein 11, with amino-acid sequence MSNSMTHQNQFENQDLLGSGGYVSSSSSLRNNNAYSQTFHHNIEQLSQGSEMSHTRHLMDLLGAANDNNNHQTHQQGLSLSLGSHMLVVPTSDEYRNRSLNQGLMINPTYFMSAQEQTRDQPVVENNNNNNNLTSDYFYGSFGSGGSSNNSLLNRSTSTSYGNESFGSVIGNSRYLKPVQSLLEDLVDVGGNVIDRMNEKYAEKLFHASRTGARTLSSELKAELRIHGHLLADKHEHQVKIAKLISLLDEVESRYEKYYHQMEEVVSSFEMIAGLGAAKCYTALALQAMSRHFCSLRDAIMSQINVEKRKLFQDVPKINNGLSQLSLFERENNSNNRQNRMSLQQLGIIQNQRQVWRPIRGLPETSVAILRAWLFEHFLHPYPNDSEKLMLASQTGLTKNQVSNWFINARVRLWKPMIEEMYKEEFGDSSEDSNPQANNYMSREDATDCVED; translated from the exons GAACCAAGATTTACTAGGTAGTGGTGGTTatgtttcatcttcttcttctttaaggAACAACAATGCTTATTCTCAAACATTCCATCACAATATTGAACAGCTATCACAAGGTTCTGAAATGAGTCATACAAGACATTTGATGGATCTGCTTGGTGCAGCAAACGACAACAACAATCATCAAACTCATCAACAAGGTTTATCACTTTCTCTAGGCTCTCACATGCTTGTTGTTCCTACTTCTGATGAATACAGAAACCGTTCCTTGAATCAAGGTCTTATGATTAACCCAACATACTTCATGTCTGCTCAAGAACAGACACGTGATCAACCTGTGGtggagaataataataataataataatcttacaAGTGATTATTTTTATGGAAGTTTTGGTTCAGGTGGTTCTTCTAATAACTCATTGTTGAACCGTTCTACTTCTACTTCTTATGGAAATGAGAGTTTTGGTTCTGTTATTGGAAACTCTAGATATCTTAAACCGGTTCAGTCGCTTCTTGAAGATCTTGTTGATGTTGGTGGAAATGTGATTGATAGAATGAATGAAAAGTATGCTGAGAAACTGTTTCATGCAAGTAGAACTGGTGCTAGAACACTTTCTTCTGAGCTTAAAGCTGAGTTGAGGATTCATGGACATTTGTTGGCTGATAAACATGAACATCAAGTCAAAATTGCCAAGCTCATTTCTTTGTTGGATGAG gTTGAGAGTAGATATGAGAAATATTATCATCAAATGGAAGAAGTGGTGTCATCTTTTGAAATGATAGCAGGTTTAGGAGCTGCTAAATGTTACACTGCTTTGGCACTTCAAGCAATGTCTAGACATTTTTGTAGCTTAAGAGATGCAATAATGTCACAAATAAATGTTGAGAAAAGAAAACTGTTTCAAGATGTACCAAAAATCAACAATGGATTATCTCAACTTAGTTTATTTGAGAGAGAAAACAATAGTAACAACAGACAGAATAGAATGTCTCTTCAACAACTTGGAATCATTCAGAATCAAAGACAAGTTTGGAGACCTATTAGAGGCTTACCTGAAACCTCTGTTGCAATTCTTCGTGCTTGGTTGTTTGAGCATTTTCTTCATCC gtatccTAATGATTCTGAGAAATTAATGCTGGCTTCGCAAACCGGTTTAACTAAAAACCAA GTGTCAAATTGGTTCATAAATGCGAGGGTAAGGTTATGGAAACCAATGATAGAAGAAATGTACAAAGAAGAGTTTGGAGACTCATCTGAAGACTCCAATCCACAAGCTAACAATTACATGTCAAGAGAAGATGCAACAGACTGTGTGGAGGATTAg